One region of Microbacterium rhizosphaerae genomic DNA includes:
- a CDS encoding serine hydrolase domain-containing protein: MRRPALTAMTATAVLLPALLLAACAGATPEPSAAGATASAHATQTTPCVADPEAVATRQPTAQMDGPMIPETASLLDRTVAAALPQAAAPGAVVAVRTPTGTWIKAYGDADPATGAAMTDDVYQRVGSVTKTFTGTIIMQLAAEGRLTLDDPIDKYVDGIPNGSKVTIRELANMTSGLASYTLDEHWQKVFFDDPHAVWTPDQLVDIARNLDPLFSPGEKFDYSNTNTILLGQVIEKVTGESYADALRTRIFEPLRLDGTSFPGLSAAFPDPHAQGFTLQANDATPDHPVNATDWNPSWGWSAGEIISDARDLLVYGRALGTGQGLLPASMQEQRLTSFPSGREAPSYGFALGCSAGWVGHTGELPGFNTTLYYQTDADITVVVMVNSDIASGSCTQSALLSENDETIACSPPAARIFTAVASALGRPFVMPPQR, encoded by the coding sequence ATGAGACGACCTGCCTTGACCGCGATGACGGCGACCGCCGTCCTCCTGCCCGCGCTGCTGCTCGCCGCCTGCGCGGGCGCGACGCCCGAGCCGTCCGCCGCGGGTGCCACGGCATCCGCGCATGCGACGCAGACGACGCCCTGCGTCGCCGACCCCGAGGCCGTCGCCACGCGGCAGCCCACGGCGCAGATGGATGGGCCCATGATCCCCGAGACGGCATCCCTGCTCGATCGCACCGTGGCCGCCGCGCTGCCTCAAGCCGCTGCTCCGGGCGCCGTCGTCGCCGTGCGGACCCCGACCGGCACCTGGATCAAGGCTTACGGCGACGCCGATCCCGCCACGGGCGCAGCCATGACCGACGACGTCTACCAGCGCGTCGGATCGGTCACGAAGACCTTCACCGGGACGATCATCATGCAGCTCGCCGCCGAGGGCCGGCTCACCCTCGACGACCCCATCGACAAGTACGTGGACGGCATCCCGAACGGATCGAAGGTCACGATCCGCGAGCTCGCGAACATGACCAGCGGGCTCGCCAGCTACACGCTCGACGAGCATTGGCAGAAGGTCTTCTTCGACGACCCGCACGCCGTGTGGACGCCCGATCAGCTCGTGGACATCGCGCGCAACCTCGACCCGCTCTTCTCGCCCGGCGAGAAGTTCGACTACTCCAACACGAACACGATCCTGCTCGGCCAGGTCATCGAGAAGGTCACAGGCGAGTCGTATGCGGATGCACTGCGGACGCGGATCTTCGAGCCGCTGAGACTCGACGGCACGTCGTTCCCGGGTCTGTCGGCCGCCTTCCCCGACCCGCACGCGCAGGGATTCACGCTGCAGGCGAACGACGCGACACCGGATCATCCGGTGAACGCGACCGACTGGAACCCCTCGTGGGGGTGGAGCGCCGGCGAGATCATCTCCGACGCCCGCGACCTGCTCGTCTACGGACGAGCGCTCGGCACCGGCCAAGGACTGCTTCCGGCGTCCATGCAGGAGCAGCGCCTGACGTCGTTCCCGAGCGGACGCGAAGCGCCGAGCTACGGATTCGCTCTGGGATGCTCGGCGGGCTGGGTCGGTCACACCGGAGAGCTCCCCGGCTTCAACACGACCCTGTACTACCAGACGGATGCCGACATCACCGTGGTCGTCATGGTCAACAGCGACATCGCATCCGGGTCGTGCACGCAGAGCGCCCTGCTGTCAGAGAACGATGAGACGATCGCGTGCTCACCGCCCGCGGCCCGCATCTTCACCGCGGTCGCGTCGGCGCTCGGACGCCCCTTCGTGATGCCTCCGCAGCGGTAG
- a CDS encoding TetR/AcrR family transcriptional regulator: MTGNEVKRRYDASRRRAAAAERRAGIIAAARKRFLAEGYHATTMAQIAADAGVSPETVYKAFGSRAGLVEAIWNTALAGEGDRPAESRSDEGAMDAATPDEILRHWSRMAIEVSPLAGPVYRLVRTAAVSDPDAARLLERIDAARADRMAHNAAYLVDGGHLRPGVTADHARDILMVATADLYPAFVDRAGWGLEEYAELLHRFLRAALLP; this comes from the coding sequence GTGACCGGCAACGAAGTCAAGAGGCGGTATGACGCGAGCCGTCGCCGCGCCGCCGCAGCCGAGCGTCGCGCAGGCATCATCGCCGCCGCGAGGAAGAGGTTCCTCGCCGAGGGCTACCACGCGACGACGATGGCGCAGATCGCCGCCGACGCCGGCGTCTCACCCGAGACGGTCTACAAGGCGTTCGGCAGTCGCGCGGGTCTTGTCGAGGCGATTTGGAACACCGCGCTGGCGGGGGAGGGCGACCGCCCCGCCGAGTCGCGCTCGGACGAGGGGGCGATGGATGCTGCGACCCCCGACGAGATCCTCCGCCACTGGAGCCGCATGGCCATTGAGGTCTCACCGCTCGCCGGCCCCGTGTACCGGCTCGTGCGCACGGCGGCCGTGTCCGACCCGGATGCGGCGCGGCTGCTCGAGCGGATCGACGCCGCGCGCGCCGACCGCATGGCGCACAACGCCGCGTACCTCGTCGACGGCGGTCATCTGCGGCCGGGCGTCACGGCCGATCACGCGCGCGACATCCTGATGGTCGCCACCGCCGACCTCTATCCCGCGTTCGTCGACCGGGCGGGGTGGGGTCTCGAGGAGTACGCCGAGCTGCTCCACCGGTTCCTGCGGGCGGCACTGCTTCCCTGA
- a CDS encoding SDR family oxidoreductase, which produces MITIIGGTGRLGRLVVAELAAQDLAVRVVARNRPAGGDGVPFGGLEVGGVEFVRADVRDPSTIAAAVAGSTVVISAINGLDPAAGQSPADVDRDGNLRLIAAARDAGAHLVLMSIIGAREDSPIEIARMKAEAERAAREGDGLEWTIIRAAAFAELWRDVLRQTAGRSGRPTVFGRGENPINVVSVEDVAVAVVRAALDPALIGAVIDVGGPRNVTMNELATWATGSTRPRHIPRVMLRVGAALSAPLRPAIARLMQQALAMDTADLTFDPSRMRAAYPWLPCHDVVGEAALSV; this is translated from the coding sequence ATGATCACCATCATCGGCGGCACCGGCCGGCTCGGTCGGCTGGTGGTCGCCGAACTGGCTGCACAGGACCTCGCTGTACGCGTCGTGGCGCGGAACCGGCCGGCCGGGGGCGACGGAGTCCCGTTCGGCGGTCTCGAGGTCGGCGGTGTCGAGTTCGTGAGGGCGGATGTGCGGGATCCGTCGACGATCGCGGCCGCGGTCGCGGGCTCGACGGTCGTCATCTCGGCGATCAACGGCCTCGACCCCGCGGCGGGCCAGTCCCCCGCCGACGTCGACCGCGACGGGAACCTGCGACTCATCGCCGCCGCACGGGATGCCGGGGCGCACCTCGTGCTGATGTCGATCATCGGCGCTCGCGAGGACAGCCCCATCGAGATCGCCCGGATGAAGGCGGAGGCCGAGCGAGCCGCCCGCGAGGGCGACGGGCTGGAGTGGACGATCATCCGTGCCGCGGCCTTCGCCGAGCTGTGGCGAGACGTGCTGCGGCAGACCGCCGGCCGGTCCGGGAGGCCCACCGTGTTCGGCCGCGGTGAGAATCCGATCAACGTCGTGTCGGTCGAGGATGTCGCGGTGGCCGTCGTCCGCGCGGCGCTCGACCCCGCACTGATCGGCGCGGTGATCGACGTGGGCGGACCGCGGAACGTCACCATGAACGAGCTCGCGACGTGGGCGACGGGGTCGACGAGGCCCCGGCATATCCCGCGAGTGATGCTGCGCGTCGGCGCGGCCCTTTCCGCTCCTCTGCGCCCCGCGATCGCGCGGCTCATGCAACAGGCCCTCGCCATGGACACCGCCGATCTGACCTTCGACCCGTCGCGCATGCGGGCCGCGTACCCGTGGCTGCCGTGTCACGACGTGGTCGGGGAGGCTGCCCTCAGCGTCTGA
- a CDS encoding DUF1905 domain-containing protein — MLIEFEGEVWRWDARTDSWFFTSLPPELSAEIREIPRPRRGFGSVRVRARIGASTWTTSIFPGRDAYVLPLKRAVRDAESLALGDIAVVSLEVLDA; from the coding sequence ATGCTGATCGAGTTCGAGGGGGAGGTCTGGCGTTGGGATGCGCGCACCGATTCCTGGTTCTTCACGTCGCTGCCGCCCGAGTTGAGTGCCGAGATCCGTGAGATCCCGCGGCCGCGGCGGGGGTTCGGATCGGTGCGCGTGCGCGCCCGCATCGGCGCCTCCACCTGGACCACGTCGATCTTCCCCGGGCGGGATGCCTATGTGCTCCCGCTGAAGAGGGCGGTGCGGGATGCCGAGTCCCTCGCGCTCGGCGACATCGCAGTGGTCTCCCTCGAGGTCCTCGACGCGTAG
- a CDS encoding YdeI/OmpD-associated family protein: MVDREPFVVADLAAWRSWLDDNEETSDGVWLLLAKKGTTTPTTLTYAQALDEALCSGWIDGQKASLDSATFLQRFTPRRPTSLWSARNVGIVERLVEEARMRPRGYAEIDRAKADGRWARAYSGPATAQVPDDLAAALAAEPAASELFTRLNAANRYSVLHRVSTAATPTTRANRITRLVAMLARGETPHPQP, translated from the coding sequence ATGGTCGATAGGGAACCGTTCGTCGTGGCCGATCTCGCAGCGTGGCGGAGCTGGCTCGACGACAATGAGGAGACCTCCGACGGGGTCTGGCTCCTCCTCGCCAAGAAGGGCACGACCACGCCCACGACGCTCACGTACGCCCAGGCGCTCGACGAGGCACTGTGCAGCGGGTGGATCGACGGGCAGAAGGCGAGCCTGGACTCCGCCACCTTTCTGCAGCGGTTCACTCCGCGCCGCCCGACTTCGCTCTGGTCGGCCCGCAACGTCGGCATCGTCGAGCGCCTGGTCGAGGAGGCCCGGATGCGCCCGCGCGGATACGCCGAGATCGACCGTGCGAAGGCCGACGGCCGGTGGGCGCGTGCCTACTCCGGCCCCGCGACGGCGCAGGTTCCCGACGACCTCGCTGCCGCGCTCGCTGCGGAGCCGGCCGCGTCCGAGCTGTTCACGCGCCTCAACGCGGCGAACCGATATTCCGTTCTGCATCGCGTGTCGACGGCGGCGACGCCCACCACGCGGGCCAACCGCATCACACGCCTCGTCGCCATGCTTGCGCGCGGCGAGACCCCGCATCCACAGCCATGA
- a CDS encoding adenylyl cyclase, producing the protein MTPTPHPRPRRIARWATAALAGAALVAASLMSAGAATAAPPQSVDPMHPDFGPNVTVFSPDTPLSEVKTTLGDIADQQRNNEMGTQRQAVYFLPGQYGTAADPLQFEVGYYTEVAGLGQNPDDVTLTGAMEVYNRCLANNGTANCLALDNFWRTVSNLALHIDKAGQDGCRQSANFWAVSQAVSMRRLDISGANVSLMDYCTAGPQYASGGFIADSKLPFTISGSQQQWLTRNSVLGGWSNGVWNQVFSGVTGAPAETFPSPNPYTVVDKTPISREKPYLYVDADGRWNVRVPSTQTSTSGVSWANGVTPGRSIPITDFYIAKPGDAVSTINAALAQGKNLLLTPGVYNIAKTIQVNRPNTVVLGMGHATLTSVGGATPLQVANVDGAIVAGVTFDAGTTLSPTLLQVGRPGVGKPMDASNPITLSDVYFRVGGPHIGKTTTALKVDANNVLIDHTWVWRADHGLEGFTNGVNGDTDRWNTNTGTTGVMVNGANVTATGLFVEHFQTYNVLWNGNGGRVIFFQNELPYDPPTQADWTQPDGTLGYPGYAVGAGVTTHELDGGGVYVFNENNPSIVTANGFSVPDAPGVVLNHIMTVNLSAGTIQHVVNGVGGQADTTKIGVPQDVVRYPAP; encoded by the coding sequence ATGACCCCCACTCCCCACCCCCGGCCGCGCCGGATCGCCCGATGGGCGACCGCAGCGCTGGCAGGCGCAGCCCTCGTCGCGGCATCGCTGATGTCCGCCGGCGCCGCTACCGCGGCTCCGCCCCAGAGCGTCGACCCGATGCATCCCGATTTCGGTCCCAACGTGACCGTCTTCTCGCCGGACACTCCCTTGTCCGAGGTGAAGACGACGTTGGGCGACATCGCCGACCAGCAGCGCAACAACGAGATGGGCACCCAGCGACAGGCGGTCTACTTCCTGCCCGGCCAGTACGGCACGGCGGCCGATCCGCTGCAGTTCGAGGTCGGCTACTACACCGAGGTCGCCGGTCTCGGGCAGAACCCCGACGACGTCACGCTCACCGGCGCGATGGAGGTCTACAACCGCTGCCTCGCCAATAACGGCACGGCGAACTGCCTCGCGCTCGACAACTTCTGGCGCACCGTGTCGAACCTCGCCCTGCACATCGACAAGGCGGGCCAGGACGGATGCCGGCAGAGCGCGAACTTCTGGGCGGTGTCGCAGGCCGTCTCGATGCGGCGCCTCGACATCTCGGGCGCGAACGTGTCGCTCATGGACTACTGCACGGCCGGTCCGCAGTACGCGAGCGGCGGCTTCATCGCCGACTCGAAGCTGCCGTTCACGATCAGCGGCTCGCAGCAGCAGTGGCTCACCCGCAACAGCGTGCTCGGCGGCTGGTCGAACGGCGTGTGGAACCAGGTGTTCTCGGGCGTCACGGGTGCTCCGGCAGAGACGTTCCCGTCGCCCAACCCCTACACCGTGGTCGACAAGACCCCGATCAGCCGTGAGAAGCCGTACCTGTATGTCGACGCCGACGGTCGGTGGAACGTTCGCGTGCCCTCGACCCAGACCTCGACGTCGGGCGTCTCGTGGGCGAACGGCGTGACGCCGGGGCGCAGCATCCCGATCACCGACTTCTACATCGCCAAGCCGGGCGACGCGGTGTCGACGATCAACGCGGCGCTGGCGCAGGGGAAGAACCTACTGCTGACACCGGGCGTCTACAACATCGCCAAGACGATCCAGGTCAACCGCCCCAACACGGTGGTGCTCGGCATGGGGCACGCGACGCTCACGTCGGTGGGCGGCGCGACGCCGCTGCAGGTCGCGAACGTCGACGGCGCGATCGTGGCCGGTGTGACGTTCGACGCCGGCACGACGCTGTCGCCGACGCTGCTCCAGGTCGGGCGGCCGGGCGTCGGCAAGCCGATGGATGCGTCGAACCCGATCACGCTGAGCGACGTGTACTTCCGCGTCGGCGGGCCGCACATCGGCAAGACGACGACCGCGCTGAAGGTCGACGCGAACAACGTGCTCATCGACCACACCTGGGTGTGGCGCGCGGACCACGGACTCGAGGGCTTCACCAACGGCGTGAACGGCGACACCGACCGGTGGAACACCAACACGGGAACGACCGGTGTGATGGTCAACGGAGCGAATGTGACTGCGACCGGCCTGTTCGTCGAGCACTTCCAGACGTACAACGTGCTGTGGAACGGCAACGGCGGCCGCGTGATCTTCTTCCAGAACGAGCTGCCGTACGACCCGCCCACGCAGGCGGACTGGACGCAGCCCGACGGGACACTCGGCTACCCCGGCTATGCCGTCGGCGCGGGCGTGACCACGCACGAGCTGGACGGCGGTGGCGTGTACGTCTTCAACGAGAACAACCCGTCGATCGTGACGGCGAACGGGTTCTCGGTTCCGGACGCGCCCGGGGTCGTGCTCAACCACATCATGACGGTCAACCTCTCGGCGGGCACGATCCAGCACGTCGTCAACGGCGTCGGCGGTCAAGCGGACACCACGAAGATCGGGGTGCCGCAGGACGTCGTGAGGTATCCGGCGCCGTAG
- the manA gene encoding mannose-6-phosphate isomerase, class I: MPAPMLIPIDNDPRGYAWGQPGGISRLLGRDATDAPEAELWLGAHPLSPSRIVDGDGQPADLHAWEAASGTRLAFLLKILAAAHPLSLQAHPTDEQAAEGFAREEAAGIPRDAAVRNYKDPYAKPEVIVALEDGFEALCGFRPVDEVLSLIDALELRAPDAVFGAWRERVERSIEEAFVWLLSGDPESRSLVDLLADVSSTDPHNEPIAAAHARDLALLDRLVEEYPGDPGIPVALMLNHATLAAGEALWLPAGNIHAYLFGLGVEIMGPSDNVLRGGFTPKHIDVPELRRVLDFTPGRAPRLQPDRLGNSIVAYRPPAGFELYAVTGDARADIAAAGIAMVVEGEFDLATGEEWMRLPRGSFALVAGAASLTITGAGRLFLAAGR, encoded by the coding sequence ATGCCTGCGCCGATGCTCATCCCGATCGACAACGACCCGCGCGGCTATGCGTGGGGGCAGCCCGGAGGAATCTCGCGACTCCTCGGCCGAGACGCCACCGATGCCCCGGAAGCCGAACTCTGGCTCGGAGCGCACCCCCTCTCGCCGAGCCGCATCGTCGACGGCGACGGGCAGCCCGCCGACCTCCACGCGTGGGAGGCCGCATCCGGTACCCGGCTCGCCTTCCTGCTGAAGATCCTCGCCGCTGCGCACCCGCTCTCCCTGCAGGCGCACCCGACCGACGAGCAGGCGGCCGAGGGCTTCGCACGCGAGGAAGCCGCCGGCATCCCGCGCGACGCCGCCGTCCGCAACTACAAAGACCCCTACGCGAAGCCCGAGGTCATCGTCGCCCTCGAGGACGGCTTCGAGGCTCTCTGCGGGTTCCGGCCGGTCGACGAAGTGCTCTCCCTCATCGACGCGCTCGAACTCCGCGCGCCCGACGCGGTCTTCGGAGCCTGGCGCGAGCGCGTCGAGCGTTCGATCGAGGAGGCCTTCGTCTGGCTCCTCTCCGGCGACCCGGAATCCCGCAGCCTCGTCGACCTGCTCGCCGACGTCTCCTCCACAGACCCGCACAACGAGCCGATCGCCGCGGCGCACGCCCGCGATCTCGCGCTCCTCGACCGCCTCGTCGAGGAGTACCCCGGGGATCCCGGCATCCCCGTCGCCCTCATGCTCAACCACGCGACGCTCGCTGCGGGCGAGGCGCTGTGGCTGCCGGCGGGCAACATCCACGCGTACCTCTTCGGCCTCGGCGTCGAGATCATGGGGCCGAGCGACAACGTCCTGCGCGGCGGCTTCACGCCCAAGCACATCGACGTCCCCGAGCTCCGCCGCGTGCTCGACTTCACCCCCGGCCGCGCGCCGCGCCTGCAGCCGGACCGCCTCGGCAACAGCATCGTCGCCTACCGCCCGCCCGCGGGCTTCGAGCTCTACGCCGTCACCGGCGACGCACGCGCCGACATCGCCGCGGCCGGCATCGCCATGGTGGTCGAGGGCGAGTTCGACCTCGCCACGGGCGAGGAATGGATGCGGCTTCCCCGCGGCTCCTTCGCACTCGTGGCCGGCGCGGCATCCCTCACGATCACCGGGGCCGGCCGCCTCTTCCTCGCCGCCGGCCGCTGA
- a CDS encoding nuclear transport factor 2 family protein, which yields MDDVIDRICAATNAHDLDALVDCFADDYRLEMPVHPSRDFRGNAQVRTNWAQIFAGVPDIRAEIIARATDGPLRWTEWRMWGTRRDGAPHDMRGVAIFEVAQDGDDERARACRFYLETVEYDSGSVDEDIRRRVRA from the coding sequence ATGGATGACGTCATCGATCGGATCTGCGCGGCGACGAACGCGCATGACCTGGATGCGCTCGTGGACTGCTTCGCCGACGACTACCGGCTCGAGATGCCGGTGCATCCGTCGCGCGACTTCCGCGGCAACGCGCAGGTGCGCACCAACTGGGCGCAGATCTTCGCGGGCGTGCCCGACATCCGGGCGGAGATCATCGCGCGCGCGACCGACGGCCCGCTCCGATGGACGGAATGGCGGATGTGGGGCACCCGCCGCGACGGCGCGCCACATGACATGCGGGGCGTGGCGATCTTCGAGGTCGCGCAGGACGGCGACGACGAACGGGCGCGCGCGTGCCGGTTCTACCTCGAAACGGTCGAGTACGACAGCGGCAGCGTCGACGAGGACATCCGTCGCCGCGTACGAGCATGA
- a CDS encoding O-acetyl-ADP-ribose deacetylase — protein MPVITAVLGDITTQDVDAVVNAANNAMRGGGGVDGAIHRAGGPAILRDCIERFPHGLATGDAGWTIGGELPARWVIHTVGPNYSAGQRDRGLLVSCYRRSLEVADELGARSVAFPLISAGIYGWPREDAVAAAVETLSLVRSSVEVVRIVAFSRDMHGDVSAALGA, from the coding sequence ATGCCCGTCATCACCGCGGTGCTCGGCGACATCACGACACAGGACGTCGATGCGGTCGTCAACGCCGCCAACAACGCGATGCGCGGCGGCGGCGGCGTCGACGGGGCGATCCACCGGGCGGGCGGACCCGCCATCCTCCGCGACTGCATCGAGCGGTTCCCGCACGGCCTCGCCACCGGCGACGCGGGCTGGACGATCGGCGGCGAGCTGCCCGCGCGCTGGGTGATCCACACCGTGGGGCCGAACTACTCGGCCGGCCAGCGCGACCGCGGGCTGCTCGTCTCGTGCTACCGGCGCTCGCTCGAGGTCGCCGACGAGCTCGGCGCGCGCTCCGTCGCCTTTCCGCTCATCAGCGCCGGCATCTACGGGTGGCCCCGAGAGGATGCGGTGGCCGCTGCCGTCGAGACGCTCTCGCTCGTGCGCTCCTCGGTCGAGGTGGTGCGGATCGTCGCGTTCAGTCGCGACATGCACGGCGACGTGAGCGCGGCGCTCGGCGCGTGA